TCAACAGAGAAGTAGATGTCCTGAAAGATTTTCTTGCGTTTTCCTCCGGTTCCAAAGGCAGAGACTGAGATAGCCATGCCTATGAGTATTGCTACAAATGCTATGATTACATATATGATCATTGTTATTTGCTCTTTTATCAAATGAAGATAGGCTCATCCTTGCGAGAGGGTGAGCCTACCGATTTACACTATTCAGATTTCAACACACTTGCTCATTTGTTTACGTTTGAATTTTGTTTGATTACATTCTATGCGAACAAGCATAGATGAACACACCATGCTCTTCCTTCTTGGTATGCAACCCTTTCTTCTGTTTGAAGAAGATGAGAGCAGCTCCCGAACAGAGGGAAACAGCGAGAACCACAAGACCAACCACAAAGCCGAGGATGCAATATGCTATGATGAAGCCGAGGATGGCTCCACCAATGGCACAGGCTGCCCAGGTGATGTAGCGTCCCTGGAATCCCATAAATTCAAGGGGCTTCTGGAGACCCTTGAACATGGGATAGCTTACGTACTGATTTTCTTTTACTTCTCCTGACATGATGTATTCTTTAATGCTTGAACGATAGATTAGAGGCCGAAGAACAAAGGCAGAGCCTGGGCTGCAGCAACGAGGAAGATACATGCGCCAACAACCATCATGATCTTCTTCTTGACATCCTGCTCCTCATTGTTCATAGCGATGTAAACGCTGATAGCACCCACAACGGCTACTACACCAGCAATGGCATAGCAGAGCTTAACCACAAAAGGTACATACTTGGCAATCTCCTCCGTCACAGTTGCGAGGGCATCTGTTCCGGCGGTGTAATCACCAGCTGCATTCTGTGCATAGGTCGCTAATGTTCCACAGAAAAGGAGCATGGCGAGCGTCTTCATACGCTTGGCACTGAAAAGTTTTTTTGTGAAATTCTTGATTTTCTTCATTTGATTTCTTTTGATGTTACTTAAAAAATTTACACTCATTTATCTCTCCTGCAGGTTGAGATGTTTTGTTATCCTATCTTTTTACCTTATACTATATTATAACCGAAGAATGCAGGGAACAGGATAGTTGTACCTATCATGAAAAGGCAGGCACCAATCAGCATCATGATGGATTTGGTTACGTCACCTTCGCCCGTATTCATCTTTATATAGATTTGTAAAGCTCCTATGATGGCTACGATGGCTGCTATGGCATACACCAGATAGACTACATAGAGCATCATTGTTACCGTAAAGTCATGAGCATTGCTCAGAGCGTCTGCTCCCCAGCTATAATCGACACCTCCGCATTTGGCTGATGCCAACATTGGCTGGAAGAGCATGACACCTATCAACATTATGGCAAACAAAAGATTGTGTTTACAGCTTATCTCTGGCATTCTTCTTTTCTATTTTTCGGGTGTTGTGCTTGTTGTTGAGATTCTGCATAAACTCATCTGAGAGGTAACTGCATTGTGGCACTGGATCTATGTGCTCCAAAATCTCATCGTTTTTCTCATTGAGTTCTTCACTGGTCACGGTATGTGACTGTGGCTGCTGCGACAGCTCTTCATCTGAAGGAGGTTGCGGATATGGTACGTTTCCTGTCGGGTTGACAACTCTGAGTCCATCATCCGTGATTTGCTCCGTGAAGGTCATGTCACCTTCGTCAGGACCCTCGTTGCGTTCTTCGATTGCAACTGGCTGTTCCTCATTGGTCAAATCACCTACATCATAGGTCTCTTCTTCTGTTTTCTTTTCATCCTTCTTCCCATGTAGGTCTAATGTGATCATTACTGCAAAGTACACTACATACACAAAAGTGAGGACGAGCGCAAAAATTACGAATCCTGACATTTTCAATCTGAATTTTATTTGTTATTTTTATTGTTATCATACTCGGAACTTACATCCGACGAGTCGGCGTATTTCCCAAAAACAGTGCAAAGGAACATATATTTGTGCGATAAATGAAAAAACAAAGCTAAAACTGTTTCAGTCTTAACACAGATTATAAAAGAAGTATGATAATATTTTAATAATCATACTATAAAATAACGAAAGGGCGTATAAAACAAAAAAGGAGACCCTCTCGAAAGAGAACCTCCTGATTGGTTAGTGTCATGGCAGTTTCACACTATTTGGGTGGTTTGATGATACCATTGATTACATCATTAACATCTTTGTAGTTGACGTATCGATGAGATTCATTTATCACCTTATCCTGATAAGCAGCTTTTATTTTCTCTACAGTCTTTGCACCTGCATCATCGTTATCAAGATAACAATGTATCACGGAGTATTCCTGCAGGTATGGCATCAGAACCTTGATGTTACTGACAGAGTTGAGAACGAGATAGTCGCATTCATGTGGCAGGCAAAGCCCATTTCCTGTTATCCATCTCTTGATACTGGCATATGTCAGCATATCAAAGAAACCTTCAAAGATACAACATTCTTTGTGTGGCTCGTTGTTTGGTCTGATAATTGAAATCGACTTTTTGCCGATGCTACGTTTGCTGTATTTGTTTCTTGCTTCCATTCCGCCCTCGATATTCTTGAAGGCTATGGCATAGTAACTCTTGTCATAGATACGATAATGTACTTCCTTGCAATACTCCTTGGCTATGTCATAGTCTATTCGTCTCTGCAAAATGTAGTCTCTGAGATAAGGGTGACTGAGCTCAACAATACGCTCAATGATGGTGCTGGCTTCTTTTGCCTTCTCTCGCTGGGCAACTTGGTCTTGCTTCCAGGCATCCTTTCTCTCATCTTCCTTCCTTTGGGCTTCATAATCCTCAGAATATTGAAGATGGTGTTCCTTTATCTTCTGTTCCAGATAGGTCAGAACTTCATGGTTGTTCCAAGAAGGATTCATTTTCTGAACCAGATTGATGAGATTGCCACCTTCGCCTGCTCCAAAGTCATTCCATAGATTCTTCTTGGGACTGACATTGAATGAAGGTGATGCCTCAGTCCTAAAAGGAGACAGATACCAATAGTTCTCCTTTAATATATAGACATGATGATAGCCCTGTGATTCCAGGAACTGCACAATGCTGACTGATTTAATTTCTTCTATAGTCATGCTGTTACATATATTATGGGCACATATTAGTTTAATATATATATACCCGGTTAAACTTAAACTCGTAAACTCACTTGGACGGAAACAGAGTTGGGTGATAATGGTAGCCGTCTTTTTC
The Segatella copri DNA segment above includes these coding regions:
- a CDS encoding DUF4134 domain-containing protein; translated protein: MKKIKNFTKKLFSAKRMKTLAMLLFCGTLATYAQNAAGDYTAGTDALATVTEEIAKYVPFVVKLCYAIAGVVAVVGAISVYIAMNNEEQDVKKKIMMVVGACIFLVAAAQALPLFFGL
- a CDS encoding toprim domain-containing protein; amino-acid sequence: MTIEEIKSVSIVQFLESQGYHHVYILKENYWYLSPFRTEASPSFNVSPKKNLWNDFGAGEGGNLINLVQKMNPSWNNHEVLTYLEQKIKEHHLQYSEDYEAQRKEDERKDAWKQDQVAQREKAKEASTIIERIVELSHPYLRDYILQRRIDYDIAKEYCKEVHYRIYDKSYYAIAFKNIEGGMEARNKYSKRSIGKKSISIIRPNNEPHKECCIFEGFFDMLTYASIKRWITGNGLCLPHECDYLVLNSVSNIKVLMPYLQEYSVIHCYLDNDDAGAKTVEKIKAAYQDKVINESHRYVNYKDVNDVINGIIKPPK
- a CDS encoding DUF4133 domain-containing protein, yielding MSGEVKENQYVSYPMFKGLQKPLEFMGFQGRYITWAACAIGGAILGFIIAYCILGFVVGLVVLAVSLCSGAALIFFKQKKGLHTKKEEHGVFIYACSHRM
- a CDS encoding DUF4134 domain-containing protein, which translates into the protein MLIGVMLFQPMLASAKCGGVDYSWGADALSNAHDFTVTMMLYVVYLVYAIAAIVAIIGALQIYIKMNTGEGDVTKSIMMLIGACLFMIGTTILFPAFFGYNIV